In Sphingopyxis macrogoltabida, the sequence TGCGTTCCCGCGCGCCCCGACTGCATGGCATTCTTGGGCTTCTGGAAAATACGCGCTTTCATCGGGTCGTCCTGATCAGGTGGCTGTGCCGCCGCCTTAGCGCCAAGCCTTTCCAACGAAAAGAGGGAAAGCCCCGGTGCAATCCTTTCCATCGTCACCCCGGACTTGATCCGGGGTCCATTTGCGCCGGCGCTGGAAGAATGGATCCCGGATCAAGTCCGGGATGACGAAGATTTGGACGGATTGGGGCAGCTATTGCGCGTCGCGGCGTGCCTGTGCCGCTTTGGTCATCAGCGTCGGACGCGCATTCGCCGGGTCGTCGGGCCAGCTATGCTTGGGATAGCGGCCGCGCATCTCCTTCGCGACCTCCGCCCAGCTACCGCTCCAGAAGGAGGCGATGTCGCGCGTCGTCTGGATCGGGCGATGCGCGGGCGACGTAAGCGCAAGGACGAGCGGCACCGAAGGATCGCCGATCACCGGATGGCGCGCGAGCGAGAACATCTCCTGCGCGCGCACGGCAACCGTCGGGCCGCCGTCGGCGCCATAATCGATCGCGTGCCGGCTACCCGCCGGCGTCAGATAATCGGCCGGCGCCAACTTTTCGAGCAACTGCCGCGCGGGCCAGTCGAGCAGCGCGAGCAGTGCGTCGGCGAGCCGCTGGTCGCCGATATCGCGGAGCCCGCGCGATTTTTCGAGCAGCGGCGCGAGCCAGATGTCGAGGCTGTCGGCGAGCGCTGGGGCCGACAGCGTATCGAGCCCCGCGAACGACGCCCGCTGGCGCAGCGCGTGCGATGCCGGCCCCCAGCCGATGAGCCCGAGCCCCTTGTCGCGCACCGCGACAAGACGCACCGCGACATCGTCTTCGGCGCCCTCGCTGCGCCCTGCCTGCCCGCTCACCAGCGCGATAGCCCCGAGCCGGCGTTCGCGGCGATGGTCGACGCGGTCGGTCGCGGCGTCGTAGCTGCTCGCCTGATGCGACACGACCTGGCCAGCGAAAATGGCCTCGACCTCGGCGCGGTCGATCGCCGCCGCGGCGAGGATGCGTACCCCCGCAGCATGTCCCTGCGCATCGGCAATCGCGAGCCACTCGCTGCCCGCCAGCGGGTCGAGCGGATCAATGCGATAGGCGCGCCCGCCCACACTCAGATAGTCGCCGCGCTGGCCCGCGCGCGCACGCGCCACCCGGTCGGGCCAGGCCGTCGCGATCCAGCCCCCGACCGAACGCGTATCGATGGCGCCCGTACCGGTCGCCAGCTTTTCGCCGATGCCGGCCAGTCGCCGCGCGAGGCGCCACGCCCCTTCGGCGCGGTCGCCTTTCGCTCCCTTCCAGCGCGCGAGCCGTGCCTCGACATCGACGCCGCGTCCGCCGAGCCCCGGCTCGGTAAGCAGCACCGCCAGCCGCGCCGCCAGTTCGCCCTCGCCCGCACGCGCCGCATCGAGCAGCATATGCGCGAGGGGGACCGGCAACGGGATGGCGGCAAGCGCTTTGCCGTGCGCGGTGATGCGCCCGTCGGCGGTCAGCGCCCCGATCGCCTGCAGCCGCGATTTCGCTTCGGCGATCGCGGCTGGCGACGGCGGGTCGAGCCAGCCGAGCTGGCGCGGGTCGACGATGCCCCAGCTCGCGCAATCGAGCACAACGGGCATCAGATCATTCTCGTGGATTTCGGGCGGGTCGAACGGCGGCATCCCTGCCGTCGCGGGTGCTTCCCACAGGCGATAGGCCACCCCCGGCCCCTGCCGCGCCGCACGCCCGGCACGCTGGGTGGCCGACGCCTGACTCGCGCGTTCGGTGACGAGGCGCGCGATGCCCGCCGCCTTGTCGAAGCGCGGGCGGCGGGACAGGCCAGCGTCGATGACGATCCGCACGCCCTCGATCGTCAGACTGGTTTCGGCGATGCTCGTCGCGAGGATCAGCTTGCGCCCGCCGTCGGGGTCGCGGACGAGCGCCCGGCGCTGCATCGCGGGATCGATCTGGCCGTGCAGGCGATGGACGACGAGCGGCAGGCGCGCATCCTCGACGGCTTGTGCAGCGCGTTCGATATCGGCGGCACCGGGCAGGAAGGCGAGCATGTCGCCCTCACCCTCGTCGGCGAGCGCCTGCCGCACCGCGCCCAGCACGCTTGCCTCCAGCCGGTCCTCGGCCCGGCGACCGATATGACGGAGTTCGAGCGGCCAGATCTTGCCTTCGCTCCGCACCACCGGCGCATCGCCGAGCAGCGCCCCGAAGCGCGCCCCATCGAGCGTCGCCGACATCGCGACGAGGCGGAGATCGTCGCGCAGCCCCTGTTGCGCGTCGATCGCCAGCGCCAGCGCGAAATCGCCGTCGAGGCTGCGTTCATGGACTTCATCGAACAGCACCGCCGACACGCCCGCGAGTTCGGGATCGGCGAGGATGCGGTTGCGGAACAGCCCCGGCGTCATCACGAGCAGGCGCGTGTCCTTCGACTGTTTGCTGTCGAGGCGAGTTGCATAGCCGACCGGCCCGCCGACCGCGACGCCCATCTCCTCGGCGATCCGCTCGGCCGCGGCGCGCGCGGCGAGGCGCCGCGGCGACAGCAGCCACACCTGCCCCTTGCACCACGGCTGATCGAGCAGGGCCGGGGCGACACGCGTCGTCTTGCCCGCGCCGGGCGGCGCGACGACGACCGCATTGGGTTTCAGGACCAGCGCCGCCATGATGTCGGGGAGCACGATATCGATCGGGAGCGGCACCGTCATGCGCGCGCCGCCGGATTGCCGAGTTCGGCGTTGAGCCGGAAGGCTTCGGAAGCGAGCCGCGTCACCATCGCGGGCGACACTTCGGCCTCCGCGGTTAGCACCAGATTACCAAGCTCGTATTTTCCGCTCGCCCTGATCCGCGGTTCGATATCGCGCAGCCGCTTGCCGCGCCAGAAGCCAAGCAGGACGCGGTTCTCTTCGGCGCGGATCAGAATGCACGGACCATTCGCCAGAAAGACGAGATTGGTCCATTTGATCGTTTCCTCGAAAGGCGCGGCAGCCATGATCGCGGCGCGCATCATCTCGCAGCGCTCGCGCTGCCAGCTCGACAGCGCGGCGATATAGGCATCGGGGCTTTCGGCGGCCGGCCCCATCGTCATCGCGCCGGGCTCAATAGGCGCGCGCGACTGCGAAGGCGACAGCTTCGGTCAGCGCCGCTTTCGCCTGGCTGGCGCGGAAGCCGCCGATCGCGTCGACCGCGCGCTGGCCATAATGACGCGCGCGCGCGAGCGTGTCGGCGATCGTGTCATGCTTGCGGAGCAGGCTGGTCGCGAAAGCAAGATCCTCGTCCGATGTGCGATGACCGACGATCGCCTGCTTCCAGAACTCGCGCTCTTCGGCGCTGCCGCGAGCATAGGCAAGGATGACGGGAAGCGTGACCTTGCCGTCGCGGAAGTCGTCGCCGACCCCCTTCCCCATCGTCTCGGCGTCCGAAACATAATCGATCGCATCGTCGACGAGCTGGAAGGCGATGCCGAGGTTGCGGCCATAGGCGTCGAGTGCCGCTTCGGTGGCTTCGTCGCGTTCGGCGACGACCGCCGCAATCTTGCACGCCGCCGCGAACAGTTCGGCAGTCTTGGCGTTGATGATGGCGAGATACTGGTCTTCGCTCGTCTCGATCCGGCGCTGCGCCGACAACTGGTTGACCTCGCCCTCGGCGATCACCGCCGACGCGCGGCTCAAGATCTTCAGTACCTTCAGCGACCCGTCCTCGACCATCACCTCGAAAGCGCGGCTGAACAGGAAATCGCCGACGAGCACCGAGGCGCTGTTGCCCCAGATGATGTTCGCGGTCTTGCGGCCGCGGCGGAGGTCGGACTTGTCGACGACATCGTCGTGAAGGAGCGTCGCGGTATGGATGAACTCGACCGCCGCGGCGAGCTTGCAATGGCGGCGGCCGGGGTAGTCGAGCAGCTTGCCGCAGGCGAGCGTCAGCATGGGCCGCATCCGCTTGCCGCCGCCGGCGATCAGATGGCCGGCAAGTTCGGGAATCAAAGGAACCTCGGACTGCATCCGGTCGAGAATGACCGAATTCACCTCGTTCATATCGGCGGCGACGAGCGCCATCATCGGGTCGAGCGAGGGCGGCCGGTCGCCGTGCAGTTGGTGGATTTCCGCAGTCATGACGTGGGCCGCCTTGGCGCCGCGGCCGCGATTTTGCAACGACTTTCGGCTTGCCTTGCAGCCCTGCGCGGTGCCAAGCGTGCCAGGCACAAGAGGAGCCGCGTACCCATGGACGACCAACTGAGCCGCTATCGCCAGAGCATCGACAATATCGACGCGGCGCTCGTCTATATGCTGGCCGAACGGTTCAAGGTGACGAAGGCGGTGGGCGAGCTCAAGGCGAAGGGCGGCCTGCCCCCGGCAGACCCGGCCCGCGAGGAGCGGCAGATCGAACGGCTGCGCGACCTCGCGCGCGACGCCGATCTCGACCCCGAATTCAGCGAGAAATTCCTGCGCTTCATCATCGACGAGGTGATCCGCCATCATGAGCAGGCGAAGCGGGAGAATGGCGCATGAGCACGCACCCGATCTTCGGTCGCTGGCCCGCCGAACATCCCGACCGGCTGCAGCTCTTCTCGGCACCGACGCCGAACGGCGTCAAGGTCGGCATCATGCTCGAGGAAACGGGCCTGCCCTACGAGCCGCACCGCATCGACATCATGGCGAACGAAAGCCACGATCCGGCCTTTCTCGCGCTCAATCCCAACGGCAAGATTCCGGCGATCTACGATCCCGACGGGCCCGGCGGCAAGCCGCTGGCATTGTTCGAATCGGGGGCGATCCTGATCTATCTCGCCGACAAGAGCGGACAGTTCCTGCCGGCCGATGCGGGCGGGCGTTACGAAGCGATCCAGTGGGTGATGTGGCAAATGGGCGGCGTTGGCCCGATGTTCGGCCAGCTCGGCTTCTTCCACAAATTCGCCGGCAAGGATTATGAGGACAAGCGCCCGCGCGATCGTTACGCGACCGAATCCGCGCGGCTGCTCGGCGTCCTCGACGACCGGTTGGCGAACCGTGAATGGGTGATGGGCGACGATTACGGCATCGCCGATATCTCGCTGCTCGGCTGGGTGCGCAACCTGATCGGCTTCTACGGCGCGCGCGACATCGTCGGGTTCGACCGGTTCGGGAATGTCCAGCGCTGGCTCGATGCCGGGCTCGCCCGACCTGCGGTACAGCGCGGGCTGGAGGTAACGGCGGCCTGAGCGCCGGCCGCGTAAACCGCCGCTTCGGCCGGAAACCCGGCTCCTGCTAACGGCAGGTTCATCCATCCGATGCTGTAGCGCGGGCCGATGGAAAGCCTTCTCGACTTCTACCGCCCGCTCAGCGGAGCGCTCGGAATCAGCACGGGCGCGTCCGACAGCCTGCTCCACGTCCACGGCGGCATGATCGTCCTGTTTCTCGCCCGGATCGCGACGCGGCGTTCGCTCGCGACATGGACGCCGTTCCTGTTCGTCCTTGCGGCGGCGATTGCAAAGGAGGTTGCCGACCGCTTCGCGCACGGCAGTTGGCGGATGCCTGACAGCGGATTCGATATCCTCAATACGATTTTCTGGCCGTTCGTGCTGATGGTGGGGCTCCGGTGGCGCCGCGCCCATCCCGAT encodes:
- a CDS encoding glutathione S-transferase N-terminal domain-containing protein, with translation MSTHPIFGRWPAEHPDRLQLFSAPTPNGVKVGIMLEETGLPYEPHRIDIMANESHDPAFLALNPNGKIPAIYDPDGPGGKPLALFESGAILIYLADKSGQFLPADAGGRYEAIQWVMWQMGGVGPMFGQLGFFHKFAGKDYEDKRPRDRYATESARLLGVLDDRLANREWVMGDDYGIADISLLGWVRNLIGFYGARDIVGFDRFGNVQRWLDAGLARPAVQRGLEVTAA
- a CDS encoding DUF1801 domain-containing protein, producing the protein MTMGPAAESPDAYIAALSSWQRERCEMMRAAIMAAAPFEETIKWTNLVFLANGPCILIRAEENRVLLGFWRGKRLRDIEPRIRASGKYELGNLVLTAEAEVSPAMVTRLASEAFRLNAELGNPAARA
- the hrpB gene encoding ATP-dependent helicase HrpB, with product MTVPLPIDIVLPDIMAALVLKPNAVVVAPPGAGKTTRVAPALLDQPWCKGQVWLLSPRRLAARAAAERIAEEMGVAVGGPVGYATRLDSKQSKDTRLLVMTPGLFRNRILADPELAGVSAVLFDEVHERSLDGDFALALAIDAQQGLRDDLRLVAMSATLDGARFGALLGDAPVVRSEGKIWPLELRHIGRRAEDRLEASVLGAVRQALADEGEGDMLAFLPGAADIERAAQAVEDARLPLVVHRLHGQIDPAMQRRALVRDPDGGRKLILATSIAETSLTIEGVRIVIDAGLSRRPRFDKAAGIARLVTERASQASATQRAGRAARQGPGVAYRLWEAPATAGMPPFDPPEIHENDLMPVVLDCASWGIVDPRQLGWLDPPSPAAIAEAKSRLQAIGALTADGRITAHGKALAAIPLPVPLAHMLLDAARAGEGELAARLAVLLTEPGLGGRGVDVEARLARWKGAKGDRAEGAWRLARRLAGIGEKLATGTGAIDTRSVGGWIATAWPDRVARARAGQRGDYLSVGGRAYRIDPLDPLAGSEWLAIADAQGHAAGVRILAAAAIDRAEVEAIFAGQVVSHQASSYDAATDRVDHRRERRLGAIALVSGQAGRSEGAEDDVAVRLVAVRDKGLGLIGWGPASHALRQRASFAGLDTLSAPALADSLDIWLAPLLEKSRGLRDIGDQRLADALLALLDWPARQLLEKLAPADYLTPAGSRHAIDYGADGGPTVAVRAQEMFSLARHPVIGDPSVPLVLALTSPAHRPIQTTRDIASFWSGSWAEVAKEMRGRYPKHSWPDDPANARPTLMTKAAQARRDAQ
- a CDS encoding chorismate mutase, translated to MDDQLSRYRQSIDNIDAALVYMLAERFKVTKAVGELKAKGGLPPADPAREERQIERLRDLARDADLDPEFSEKFLRFIIDEVIRHHEQAKRENGA
- a CDS encoding polyprenyl synthetase family protein, with the translated sequence MTAEIHQLHGDRPPSLDPMMALVAADMNEVNSVILDRMQSEVPLIPELAGHLIAGGGKRMRPMLTLACGKLLDYPGRRHCKLAAAVEFIHTATLLHDDVVDKSDLRRGRKTANIIWGNSASVLVGDFLFSRAFEVMVEDGSLKVLKILSRASAVIAEGEVNQLSAQRRIETSEDQYLAIINAKTAELFAAACKIAAVVAERDEATEAALDAYGRNLGIAFQLVDDAIDYVSDAETMGKGVGDDFRDGKVTLPVILAYARGSAEEREFWKQAIVGHRTSDEDLAFATSLLRKHDTIADTLARARHYGQRAVDAIGGFRASQAKAALTEAVAFAVARAY